ATTTCCAGCTGTGACATCTGTTGGAGATCTAAATATCAGCGGAAGCCTATCGTGGAACCTATTCGTGAAACTCCCATCCCTACTAAAGTTGGAGAAATCTTACACGTTGACATTTCTCCACTAATCAGGCTCAATTTCTGACTTGTGTAGACAAATTGTCCAAATTCGCTCTAATCGAGCCCATTTCTTCGCGTTCACTTGTGGATATAAAGCCAGCCTTGATaagaattttgagttttttcaaGAAAACAGAGCTGCTTGTTACTGATAACGAAAGGGCTCTTTGTTCTGAAACAATTAAGGCTCTTCTCCGGACCCATTTTCAAGTTAACCATTATAAGGTTCCACCATTCCACAGTTCAAGCAATGGACAGGTAGAAAGATTCCATTCCACACTGGCAGAGATAGCTAGATGCCTTGCCCTGGAATACAGAATCACGGATACGgttgagattttcttattggctTGTGACAAGTACAATCGATCTATTCGCAGCGTCACTGGGGAATGCCCAATTGATATCATTCATTCTGTTTCCCCCGACCTATTGAAACAAGTGTCAGACAGAATCAAAGCTGCACAAGGCAAAGTCTTAGAATCTCACAATCGTCAAAGAATGCATCGTGTGTTCGATCCAGGTAAAAAGGTATACGTCAAAACTACGCGTCGAGTAGGAAATAAGCTTACCAGCTTATTCAGTCCGGTAGTGGTTTTGGAAGACTTAGGAACCAAAATCAAGACAACCCGAGGGTTGATAATCCATAAAAGTaatattaagtaatttttttttcttttatcttttgaTTTAAAGATTTCCTTTTGACGAGTAAATTCTCTTGTCAGTAGCATCAAATAAGTTTCAACTTTTAATCTCCTTATCTAAGTTCATTCATTAGAAATAAGTTTACTTTTCacttttatcctattttttagACACTGGATATGGCTTGTACAGGCCTTCAAGGTTATTGAATACACGAAATCCCCTTACATTCCCATTCATGAAGGGAAAGTAGGTTTGTACAAGGAATCTCTTTACTTGGATCACACCGTCAATTTGACACTCTTTGAGGAAATCgcttttgaaaattatcaattgcaaaatgatttttctgacgTCAATAGTGTCTCTACATTCATCAAAAATGACGCGgaagaaattctaaaattacTTAGCATTCTTAGGAAACCTTACTTAAAAAGAACTAGACGTGCTTTTGATTTTTTGGGAGACGCTCTAAAGTTTATAACGGGTGTTCCAAGTCATGATTATTTTGAAGATGTATTGCTTAAAGAGAAAGctcttattaaaaataataatcagcAGTTAAAGATAAATACTCATCTTCAGGACAAGATCAATGAGCTCACGAATAGACTTAACGAGGTAACTAGGAATAATAACAttctaaatttggaaaaaaagcaTACTTCTGAAGTAATTTTAACCAGGAATAGAGCTGTGATTGAATTCCTGAACAATTTAGTAACATCAATTAGTTTGGCTCGTTTAAACATTATAAATCCAATTCTATTGAGTAACATTGAACTTGAAAATATTGCAGAGGTTGAGGAAACCACTTTAACATTAGCAGAAATTCTTTCAGTTTCACAAGTTAAAGGTTTTCAAAATGAGTCTTTTATTAAGTATTTGGTTCTAATtcctaaaatcaaaaacatttgCGACAATGTGATCCTTTATCcagttatttttaataattcatattTGAACTTAGAGAccaggaaaattggaaaatgtcGCTCAGAGTATGTTCCTTTGACAGATTGTAGGAAAGCtattcaaatcaatttttgtaaagaattaGTAAGGGACTCCTGCGCACTCTCTCTGTTGAATGCCCATTCAGCGTCCTGCGACGTGATCTCGTCGCATCATGGAGAGACGGTCGAGTTTGTAACCGATGGACTCGTCATAATTAACGACGCCAGCGTAACAGTCTCTACGAGGAACCAGAATGAGACCCTCCGCAAAGGAACGTACCTTGTCATCCATGAGGAAGCCGTCCAGATTGGTGATCAGGAGTTTGCGAAGCCTAAGAAAATTATAAGCAGAGAACCCCTACCGTCAAGATATGCAACCATCAATATCAACAGGGAAGTCAACAAGATCACCCTTCCGCACTCTTGCAAACACTTACACCTGGAAAATACCGAAAGGCTGGGTAGCATAGCGGACGATCTAGTTAGCCATAGAACAGCATGGATCTCGTTGACATCAGTCGTTATTTTGGaggaattttcggtctaataggttgtagcagattgtgaacggaaaaatagacctttcttgactttttctctttaattcttcacgacgtttcgaggatggatgtcctcttcatcaggtctacaaaacattttaacaatttttagaatttgataatttttacatTTCATCTTTTTCATTCTTACTTCGaatgtggaggaaaaatcacgtacaggtgggaaattTTGCTGCTGCAATGCACTTGAACTTTTTTACAAATCTTCACTCTGTAGTTCACCATCCAATGGACTGACACCGAATGACTCATCCTCTGGGATCAGCTCTCATCACAGCTCTGGAACTCATCATCTATTGTGGTGTTGGTGTGCTGTTGTCTCGTTTTAACTCGTTGCAAAAGAGAAGTGTAAATTGTGTTGATCCCTTCAGTGTCGCTTCTCTTGTTGACAGTATGCGATCGTTGTATATGGATGTGAAGCATCTCTAAGTATTCTAGTTTTTTGTTGTGTTCGCATCTGTCCACGATTTCGACCGAGTCAAACAAAAACTGGTGTTTCATTTTTCGTGCATGAGTCACCAGGGCTGTAGCGTCACTCTTTTCCTCTTGGTTAGGATCGTATTGGGTGATGCTCCTCTTGTGTTGATTCATTCTGTCCTTCAGTCTCTGCATGGTTTTACCTACAtatactctttcgcactcacaCGGGATGGAATATACCACTCCGCTTTCCAATAATGGGTCAATCTTTGTTTTCAAATTCGTGTATAATTCCGAATTTGTATGGGCGCACTTGAATGCAATTTTTATGGTTTGTGTTTCGGCGCGCAATATTCTTTTGATCGTATCACTGAGTTTTGGAATGTATGTGATCGATTTATAGATGACTTCTGTATTGGTGGGTGAGCTGTGGGATATGTTGTGAGTTGCTGATGCTGGTTGTCCAATGTGCTTGTTCCATAGGGCATTGATAAGTTTTGGCGGAAATCCATTGACTCTTAGTTTTGAGATGGCAATCTCTTTCATGTTTTCCCTGTTTGTTGTGGTGAGCTTTTCGATTCTCTTCATAAATCCAATTGCTGTGCCCACTTTTTGCCTCAGAGGATGTTGAGAATGAAAGTTAAGCATTCTGTCTGATGCAATTGGTTTTT
This genomic stretch from Phlebotomus papatasi isolate M1 unplaced genomic scaffold, Ppap_2.1 HiC_scaffold_537, whole genome shotgun sequence harbors:
- the LOC129809261 gene encoding uncharacterized protein LOC129809261; its protein translation is MPMGGPLSPIIADIVMDYTIGKILEKVPARIVCLTKYVDDIFCLVPHDKVTDILSHFNGYHPKLQFTVELEKEGGLPYLDTYVVRKPSSLATMWYKKPIASDRMLNFHSQHPLRQKVGTAIGFMKRIEKLTTTNRENMKEIAISKLRVNGFPPKLINALWNKHIGQPASATHNISHSSPTNTEVIYKSITYIPKLSDTIKRILRAETQTIKIAFKCAHTNSELYTNLKTKIDPLLESGVVYSIPCECERVYVGKTMQRLKDRMNQHKRSITQYDPNQEEKSDATALVTHARKMKHQFLFDSVEIVDRCEHNKKLEYLEMLHIHIQRSHTVNKRSDTEGINTIYTSLLQRVKTRQQHTNTTIDDEFQSCDES